Genomic segment of Terriglobales bacterium:
CGGTCGAGACGATATCAATGCCCCCGACGCGGAATGGTTGACCCTCATCGACCTCAAGTATGGGCTCGGCCGTTTGTTGCTCGTCATCGAATGCATACCCGGCCGGAACGAAAGTGAAGTTGATGTATCCCCTGGCCCAGTAGAGCTCTCGCACGGCGTTCATCCCCGCAGCGACTTTCCGAGTATCCACAAGCTCGCCGACGACGATGGGGAACGACGGCTCCAGTTCTGCTGCTGAGAACACGGTGAGGTTTTTCCAGCGGAAGCCGCCCAAGCGGTACTGCGGACCTTCGTGAATCTCTGCCCGGACCGCAACCTCGAAGAGCCAGCCTTCGTTGAGGAGGAGTCGATAGTGTGGTTTCGCAGTGGCCAGGAGGAATCCATGGCGCTGCCACCCGTCGGTGATTCTGTAGCTTAGGTCCTCGCGCCATTCCATCGGCCAGCCGTATTCGCGGGCCTTAACCTCGGCCGCAATCAAGTCCTGATCAGGAACCGGCAGCTTTGTGGCTCCCTCGAAGGTCAACTCCCGAACGATGATCCTGGGCACTGTGGGTTCGATCTTCGCTATAGGGGCTTGTGGCGATTGGGCCAGGGCAATCGCGGAGAGGAACGTCAGCCACAACGCCGGGATCCATGCACCGGCCTTCATGCTGCAGATTATAGGTCAGAGTCAGTGCGGTCTTGCGGCAGCTTCTCTCCGTGTTCCTCCGTGTCCTCTGTGGTTAAATGGCCCCAGCATGATTGCCCACCTCCGCGGACGGCTGATCGCAAAGCATCCCAACCAGGCTGTGGTCGAGGCCGCTGGCGTGGGCTACGACGTGAAT
This window contains:
- a CDS encoding POTRA domain-containing protein; amino-acid sequence: MKAGAWIPALWLTFLSAIALAQSPQAPIAKIEPTVPRIIVRELTFEGATKLPVPDQDLIAAEVKAREYGWPMEWREDLSYRITDGWQRHGFLLATAKPHYRLLLNEGWLFEVAVRAEIHEGPQYRLGGFRWKNLTVFSAAELEPSFPIVVGELVDTRKVAAGMNAVRELYWARGYINFTFVPAGYAFDDEQQTAEPILEVDEGQPFRVGGIDIVSTDAVLQERLRSVSRLKHGDIFDLRLWHQFLRDVDEIAPSEAYPVVNGWVRPHKRTQIADIHLFIGFEAESESEDSQVEVAGSEPEEEPSTWSIGRYRGQRLLVPEKQYTNEFPSQ